The sequence CGGTTACCATGGGTTGGGCACAATGATTATCATAGTCACCGGAATGCCCGGATCTGGAAAGAGTAAAATCGTGAAGGAGTTCGAGGGGAGGGGTTTCCCCAGCGTTTCTATGGGCGACGTTGTCAGGGAGGAGACACTGAAGAGGGGGCTTCAGCTCACCAAAGAGGACGTTGCAAGGGTCAGCATACGGTTAAGGCAGGAAATGGGCCAGAATGCGGTCGCTAAGCTCACCGTAAGAAAGGTTAGAGAACTTCTCGAAAAGAACAGGGCAGTCGTTATAGACGGCGTTCGCTCGCTCGACGAGGTGGGAACGTTCAGGAGTTCCTTCCCGGATGAGAAGATAGTCATTGTAGCGGTTCACACACCCCCGAAACAGCGGTTCAAGCGACTCCGCAGGAGAGGCAGGCACGACGACCCGAAGACCTGGGAGGATTTCGAGGAACGGGACTGGAAGGAGCTGAAGTTCGGAATCGGGAACGTCATAGCGATGGCGGACTACATGCTTGTCAACGACGGAACCCACGACGAGTACGAGAAAAAGGTGAGGGAACTGGCCAACAGGATTCTAACCGAGCATTGAGTCGAGGAAGAGCATAACGTAGAAGCCGGCGAAGAAGCCTAAGGTTACGAGGGTCTCGCTTTCCTCCCTCCTGTATATCTCCGGTATCATCTCCTTGATGGTGACGTAGAGCATCGCACCGCCCGCCAGGCCCAGACCGTAGGGGAGGAGCCAGCTGAAGAGCGTGAAGA is a genomic window of Thermococcus sp. containing:
- a CDS encoding AAA family ATPase produces the protein MIIIVTGMPGSGKSKIVKEFEGRGFPSVSMGDVVREETLKRGLQLTKEDVARVSIRLRQEMGQNAVAKLTVRKVRELLEKNRAVVIDGVRSLDEVGTFRSSFPDEKIVIVAVHTPPKQRFKRLRRRGRHDDPKTWEDFEERDWKELKFGIGNVIAMADYMLVNDGTHDEYEKKVRELANRILTEH